From the genome of Miscanthus floridulus cultivar M001 chromosome 10, ASM1932011v1, whole genome shotgun sequence, one region includes:
- the LOC136488578 gene encoding uncharacterized protein, whose translation MKRQADKHRVDRQFAVGDSVFLKLQPYVQSYVARRAHHKLSFKFFGPFRIVERIGKVAYKLLLPPGASIHPVFHVSQLKNSPGSQPVSASLPSDLVQFQVPVRIVQHRWSAGTHPIEQVLVEWSHMPPALATWESVEQLRQQFPRAPGWGQAVAQDRGNVSAPEEPVPDDPRKDPEQTSAASRPKRSVQPNMLLSGPEWIKVVYM comes from the coding sequence ATGAAACGTCAGGCCGACAAGCATCGTGTGGATCGCCAGTTCGCTGTCGGGGACTCCGTGTTCCTTAAACTTCAGCCATATGTGCAGTCCTATGTGGCTCGCCGTGCTCATCATAAATTGTCCTTCAAATTCTTCGGGCCATTTCGCATTGTGGAACGGATTGGCAAGGTCGCCTACAAGCTTCTGCTTCCGCCTGGCGCCTCCATCCACCCtgttttccatgtgtcccagTTGAAGAACTCACCAGGTTCCCAGCCTGTAAGTGCCTCATTGCCATCTGACCTTGTCCAGTTTCAGGTTCCAGTTCGCATTGTTCAGCATCGCTGGTCTGCTGGGACTCATCCTATTGAACAAGTCCTGGTTGAATGGTCTCATATGCCGCCGGCGTTGGCTACATGGGAGTCTGTTGAGCAACTCCGGCAGCAGTTTCCTCGAGCGCCGGGTTGGGGACAAGCCGTCGCTCAAGACCGGGGGAATGTCAGCGCCCCCGAGGAACCCGTGCCTGATGACCCAAGGAAGGACCCTGAGCAGACATCCGCCGCGTCTAGGCCCAAGCGCTCCGTCCAGCCCAACATGCTGCTCAGCGGCCCAGAATGGATCAAAGTAGTCTATATGTAA